The genomic region GCCATACTGCAGCGAGATGACGGTTTGGCCGGCCCGCAGCTGCTCGTCACTGAACTGGCGTTCGTTCTTGTCCGCCTCCTTCGGGCCGATCGAGGGCTTGCCGTACTTGGCCATTTTGCGCCCAAGCGACTGCAGGCAGATGACGACCGAGTTGAGATTCTGTCGCTCCCACAGGTCCACGCTCTGGAACGTTTCCTGCGGCGGTACGCCAAACTTGATCGCAGCCTCCAGGAAGGCGGAAATGTTCTCCATGCACTTGAACGCCATCTTGCTGGTGTTGACCTTCTTCACCGTGCCGGCCTCGATCGCGTTGACCAGCGTGCAGAGGACGGTGCCGTCCTTTAGCACCTCGAAGAAGTTATCCATATCGCCGGACGTGTTGATCGGCTCGCCGGTTACCTCCTTGATCCATTCCAGACATTCGGCGGCCAGCTCTTCGCTGTACTTTGAGTTGATCTGTGTAAGAAAGAGTGGGTGAGAAATGGGAAAACCTCATTAATGTCGATTGATTTTTGTGTGAAAGACGGCCGAAAACGGTGATGGATATGTTCCAGACGGCCCCGCCGGTTTTGGAGGTATCGCAGACACATAAAATACCACAGTTTCATATTTACCCCCTACTGTGTGCACCACCCGCTGGCCAACACAACCCACCATCTTCCCGGTACACCTTGACCCTGATCCGCGGGGTGTGCATTGCACAAACACATCTCcgaccatcatcatcgcaatCGGTAGACGGTCAAGGCACAATCGCTTGAGCAAGGCGCACGCACACAAAGTGCATCGGCAAACGAAGGAAGTGGCCCAGTCAAGGACATTACTGAGAGAAGATAGTAACAACCAGTAAAAACTGGAAGATAAGCAGCTCGTAGTTAAATCCCCCAACGGGCTCAGTGCATCCTTGAATTGGAGGTAGCAAAAAGTGAACTCGAGGAGTATAGCCATGCCTTCACCGGACAGCCTTTAAGCCGCCTTCTACGGTTGCAGGTGCTGGTGGCGAGTCACAGTAACCCAGAACGGAACTGGAATTTTCCTCATTCTATATCGGGACCGTGTCCCCGTGGGGCTGCACCACAATGATTGACAAGGAGAGTTCTTTTTTCCCCGACAAACGTTCATTGCAAATGTCTACCATAGCTGTTGTAGGACGTTCGTGCATAATTTACGTGGAGACTAATGGGAGGTCGGTGTGGGGACTACCAATAAGCATAATCATTTAATTAAGGTTTCAATTGAGTCTAGTTCAGCTTCACCCTGGAGGATAGGATTGGTTCacattttattccaaaaaAGAATTTCTATTAAATAGGGCTTTCTTCAATGTATCTTGCTTGCAGTAATCCTCAACCTCTGTCCGAACATACGACTTCGCGCCGCAATTAATCAACATTTTCTCTCAAGTCCCATCTTCTAATCTGAATAATTTCTTTGAACATCATACCGATGCCCTTCTTTAGCtcgtttcattcaaaatacaAATGATTTACAAAACTGtatgtattgttttattttatttcgacaataatacttttaaaaaatgatttgaACCAACATCCTTCATCATCTGGTCATCCATCTGCCAGAGCCGACCGGCACGAGGCTGATGTCATTGCAAACATATTGTCTCCTCCACGCCATACTGCATCACCATCCGGGACAAGCAGGCAGATGATGCTGCCGGcagatttattttactttaacaAACAACTTTGCAACGCAAATTCATTCCGGTGCAGCACGTCATAAGCatgctttaaaaacacttccagCAACGCACATAAAAAGGGGTTTAACATTTTCATCGTGTGGAACACCGGCGTGAAAAATGGCTACATAATTCATCCGATAGAGCCGACCAAGGGAATTGTACCAGATGGAGCAGATAAAGACATGCCTCAAATGGCCTATTGTCGGGAACCGGTATGTCAAAAGCCCGGGCGAAAGCGAAAGCACACGTTAATACGGTATAAACAAAAACCTGGCATGCAAATTAGATGCACTTTTAATGGCGCAAAATAACCTCTCCCGCATCGAGCGTGCTGTGAAACGTTTCGTGTCGTGTTCAAATCCAAATTAACGTCCAATGTGCTACCAAAGCAGGCCTAGGttttgaacaacaaaaaacggatTTGCGATCCATGAAAACTTCGTCTctctaaaagtaaaaataaaggcACGCATATCGCTTTCGCTTTGGTCGGGAAGCGAAAAGAGCGTTAATTAATTCCTGCAATTAGCTAGAGTGCGCACACATGTCGCCTCAATTGCATGCCGATGATGATAGTCGATCATTTCGCACGCCACGTTCCGAAGCGCCACTTGCAGGGAAATCTCGAACTGAGATCGAAACTTCCTCACCCCGTGGCATACGGACCGGTGTGCATTATGGCTGGATGGGTCTTGGGACTGGATGCAACCGTGCCTGCTTTTGCCTCTTTTTAACCTCACTTTCCACAAGTACGGACATACACGGAGACAAGATTGTCTCTCGCTGATTGAGACACGACGACGTCGGCCAGCCATCGAACAAGCGACACCAGATGACTAATTGTGCGACACACTCGAAGTCGAAGTTGCCATCATCgtagacacacgcacacacggaaTACGACTTTAAGCCTCGCAGAGTCAGCAAACCAGCTGACCACCTCCTTGTGCCGTAGGGGGAGGCCGAGGTGTTTGTATCGCCTTTTAAGTTCATCGTTTGCCTGCGACCATGTGTCTCTAGTCGGAGCACTAGCGCTCGAGATGACCTCCTGGCAATCCACCTCCACCTTCACCCGCTGGATCCCCTCTCCCTCCATCGGGAGAGGTGGCGTCTGAATCGCAAATGAAGCTGAACCGGGGAGGACAAATTAGGCGAAACGTTTGCTCGTTtgtcaaacgaacgaacgaatctTTTCTCTTTGCCGAACACGGAGACACAGAGCTAGTGGCCTGTGGCAACTAGTTGGCGTTCCCCGTGCGTCGTCGTTGCCATCTTTGGCCACAATCACAAAACCGTTTGTGTTACTCCAGACAACCGGCTGTTGCTGGTGAGACGATGGCTGGCCGTACTGCTTATCTTTCTCGTCTTCCCCTGCTCAGGGGGGAGCTAGCGACTTTCGCCGAACTTCTTTAACCGAGACATGAAGAGGCCAAATTGTACAAGGGATTTCCCAAAATGGCAACGGTAAGATACCCGAAACCACCGCTTCCAGACATCTCTATGGTGTGCACGCATTCCAGAGACAACCCACCGCTGGGTCGAAGATATCTATTGATCGGAGTTTGGACGAGAACTAATTCCAAATGCCAAATAATTCGCTTCGATCACTTTATTCCCGAGTGCCGGGAAGCAAAATGAACAGTGAATGTTAATGGCCGCCCGCCATAGGACGTGCCCCGTCGGATTTGTCGGGGTCTGACGTAAGCGCAGGACGTGTGTCGAATAATTGAATCAGCAGATGCCGGTACTGAAAGGGAATTTTTATGGCTCTTTTTGAGCTCGGTACGGATCAATACGAACGAAAGCGATCAAACGTACGCTAATGAAGTGATTGTACGGGGCAGAGCATTAGCAGTTAGGTAGCATTCAAAGGTGTCTTCATCTAGACCGGACGTGGGGAAGGTCTGATCTACATACCTTACATGACAGAAGGGTGATCGTTGATGCACCATAAGCCAGTAGTGGCCAATGGTGTTTTTTCCGAAATGGATTTTGTGGAATTTCAAGTGAAGGTCTAGCCACGAAAGTACACTGTTACATCGATAAAGATGTAGTTTAAATTCAAAGTTCAAAGGTTTGAAGCGAACACCCTACGAGGGAAGTGATGCTAACCGAGATGTGCCTCCGGACCTTACCTCCTTGCCAAACCCGTATGCGTAACCTTCGGCCGACTCGGCACAACGTTCAATTGAAAACTCACCCTTGACTGGATGTCGTCTGTGGTGGTATAGGCGACGCACCGTTTGCGTATGTTCCGTTTAAAGATTCTTCCATAtttggatttaaaaaaggCCTCTCGCGCGGCGGGTGCATATAGCAACAACTTGTTTCGCCACCattaaaaacacaacaacaacaagcccTGGTAGCCCCGGTACAGCAGTATACGATGGAGGACGACCTGCAGCAGGGTGGTGTCTGGTCCAAAATCGTCCCCGTGAAAGTCCTTGCCGTGGTATAGGTGCGCGCTCGGGCAAATATGTTTGCTCAGCAAGTTGGTGTGTAGGTTGCACACCTCACACCGGCAAGATCGTGCGGGTTAAGCCAGATTTCTCCAAAACGTGCGCCCGAGTGAGAATTAAAGTGTCAgacttgtttgatttttaatcctGCCTTTGCTATTCTACACTCCTTCCAGACTCCCAGGGGTTTAATAAATGATTATCAGAATTGCGTCAACTCGaagatattttcattttccttttctacaCGATTCACCAGGGTTTTTTGGCAAAGAATACTCGATGTCTAGAAGCGCCTAGAAACCAACCAACGACCTGCGAGCGCTGTTGCTTTGCTCTGTCTAAATATGGCCATACAGATCGAATGAATCAATGCTTAACGTGGTTCGCATTCAACAACCTCCGCTCTCCACCCTGGTGGAGCTGTCAGATATATGCCATCATGGCGAACGCGAGTCATCGGCCAAGGTCTGCCCTTCCGAAAATGGCGTTTTCGACACGATCGAAGGACGTACCCGGTTCGTCACTTGAGAGCTATTCAAATATTTCGCCAATGACTCTATATTTGGCTCCATCTCCATCGGACTGTACGCCCCGAAAGTACCTCCCTTTACTCAACGTTCCGAACGCCATGCCGGTGCGTTTCATCCACATGTTTTGAGTATGGCTTAAAAGTTGTGCAGGTTGATCAATGTGAGTGATTCAACTCAAAATAGATGCCACAACCACGcgttgtaatattttttttcacaaagCAAGCGGaagggaaatatttcaaaaatgacGTTACACCTAACAAATGACAGTCACCGTCTGGCCACTTCCGAATCGGTTTTTATCGGTATTAGCAAATCAAAATGCTTACGCATTGAACCGATCGGAAGTGATGGTGGTTAAAATTTGGTAATCGCCACTTCCATTGATTCATAGCTCGCACCATTTTGGGGCAGCTTTCTGTCTGTCTGTCATCGGATAGGCCCTCGGCTTACTTATCGCTTACTCATAAGAACGGCTCACCGGATGGCGCGGTTTCGTAAAGAAGTTCAACCACATggtatctgtttttttttctgttgtctTTTTTCCCCGTGGATCGGTTTTTGTGACCTCCTTTCGAATGGCTCTAGTATAAAAGGGACCAACACATTATTGCACCCCTGCGGAAGTAAGTGTAAGTGTTGAAAAGGGTTCTTAATCGAAGCGTGATTGAAGGGGTTTCTGGGGAACTGTGAAAACAGATTACGATCAAGAGGAAATCTAAGATTGATGaagatgaaatttaatttagaacACGTTTTCTTCAAATTCTCCCCAACTATGGAGCGTCACGGAATGTGCGCACTGGGTTCCCTTAGTTTGTTTCTCACCAAAACGGCGCAGTACACCGAACAGATGGTTTTACCATATGCAACTGGCTCGGCTGATAGCCGGCTCATAAACAGCTCGTTAAACAACTTCAGTtcgaccaacaaaaaagttcaaCCAATGCCTTTCCCTTGGGCCCGCTACCACCCGTTTCCTCGACATTGCTATCAACTTTTGCAGCTGAACAACATCGTGGTCGAAAACCGAAGCGCtacacaaaaaaggaaatgccAAACCGTGTCCGCGGCGCGACTCGTATTTGACCGAGTTATTTCGTACCACGATCCGGGTCAGCCGATCTCGAAGGGGGGACAACCGCCGTTGGGCCGTCCGGTACACACGGACTCTATCGGTTTCGGTCGGTTGGCAGTTTTGCGGAGGGTTACGGCTGCTTGGCGTCTAGGTCGCACACTATGGGAAGATGTTTAGGTCAGCAGTACGCCACCAAGCAAGCCGCGGATTGGTGGCACGATGTACTGGCGCACAACTACTGGCGGGCGAAACACACCGGCCTGAGACCCGCATGAAATCCTGGTCGTTCCGAGTGGCGAcagttgttgtttctttttttttcgttcgctaCAAGATCTCCGATGACTTCTCGGGAGGTCCTATGACTCGTTAACGGCTGCATTCATCATCATATATGGGCATTATGTTGTGGCACTATAGGGTGTAATTTGAAGACCCTACGCCACCCTCGGCGGATCGCCTGCACCCTTACGGTATGGGTAATTTCTACGTTGATAAAACCAGAAATCCTCACGTTAGCGCTAAGTGAGCTAAATAATCACAACCAGTTCCCTTTAATACGAAGAAGTACCGTTGAGAGGGATCGTATTGCAGCACAAAAACTGCACACAACTACGCTAAGGAAGAGAATACAACTTCTGGATAGAAATGCACCCGCCAAACCACACCAAAGTAGCTGCCAAACCACAACGCATTAGCTCCAACTCCAGCGTGGCGACTAGTGCAGGCTTAAGGAAGTCTCTCCCAGTCGACGATCACAGTAGATCAACTTTCCAGCCTCAGGTGTACAAAGGCAGAGACGATCAAACCCTTTCGTTGGCGAATCTGCAACCTTGAGGCTTACAAGCAGTTGCGTAGTGACTTTTGCCACCATTGTTTCGATGCATTTACTTGAAGAGCTTTTAtctaaaataattgttttggcTAGGCTAAAAACGTATAGTTATTTTTAAGTAACATGGGAGAAAATAAAGAATCGAACCATATTATATCAAAGAATTTCTTGTTGATCAAAGAGAgatcaaatgtttttttcgtttttctggCACAAAAACATGTCAACGTATCACAAAAGTttttgtggaaaagaaaaaccttgaATAGGTGTTTGTGGTTCACTTAGCAGatacgtttattttgtttgtgttttgttttccctataTTATCGCATttagaagaaaatatattataaAAATTTCTTTTGGAATAGTTAAGACGTCAAACTAAAACTTTGCATtctgaaaatgatatttttaactAAATAAGTTTTTCCTAGATtactttataaaaatataatatatataaGACATTTCGCCTCGGTTcttacaatgttttttttttcctcggccAAAACGTTCGTTACATCAAAACACACGTTTGATAATCAGTCCAAAGAAAGCGACTCATcctagtaaaacaaaacaataacgaGTCCCATATCTAAACGAGCGTCAGTTTTTACTGTCCTTACATaattgaaaaagaaggaaactcAATTACCCTCGAATGGCACTCCAATGCTCAACAATGTTATCCCGTGCGATCTCAATGCGAATCGATACCGTTTGAGCCTCGGCAACAAATCATCTAAGTCAACAATGCGCGCAAACCAATGGGGACGAGGACGTAATTGTCCCAGCAAAACTGGCCAATCGCTTATACCTACCATGTGCTTAGTTCACTCGGTTACTTCCCCCCATCTGGAGTATCACACTTAAGGTGGTCGGTCCATAGCGTTGAAATGCACCCAGCAGATAGCCATAATTTTATTGATCAACTTTTATTGCCATCGCAAGCTGTCCCCCGGGGCTCGGTTCGAAGGGACACATTTATCCGTCTCTCTCAGTCTGGATCATTTTCAAGTACATTCTTCACTTGTGTTATCATCTTCCAATACGGTTTTCGATAGCCATTAATGGTTTTACGATCGTACGggtcgtcctcctcctcctcctcctccttgggGTCAGCATCGCCTTTGCGTATGATGTACTTTGAGCCGGGGGTTGGCTTTTATGTTCATTTAATCGTTTCATTCCATATTGGTTTGCCTTCCCCCACCGTTTCTATCATGCATGCCCGATAGGGACGAGACAAtcgttttcaatttcctcCGATTGTCGCCACGATTGAGTCGGACGCCAGGAGCACACAAGAGGACCTGGATGCATATCACTTGGCCTCGGTGACATTATTTGCATCGatcgaatgatttattttggaaAAGCAATCGAAACCAGCATGATGGCACGCTGGACACAGTAAGTGCATCTAGCACGCTATCGGTCATCTTGAAATTGCTGAAAGAAAACGGTACAATCAATTACAAGTACCATCGCATCGGTACCATTCTACCCCGAATGAGTGCCACAAAAAGGCCTGTTGGTTTCATGTTTATCAGTTACAGATTTTGCTACCGATTGAAGTGATCGATCGTTAcagtgctttcttttttttaggaACTGTGAAATGGCCTTTTCCATCATCAAAACTTGCTTCGGCACAAACATTCTGCAAGCCGTATCTCCGTAGGTTATTAAAGGACCACAACAACAGGTTCGGGCCGGCTTCAGCCCGCTTCGAACCGGTTTTCTATGATCGACGTAAGACGACGAGAACGCAGCGAAAGCTCCCGACGGCGTGGTGCCCCATTTCTGGATCGTCGTCGTTGAGTTGAAGCTATCCCTGACGATTGCCAGTGAAAAAGCGTCGATTGTTCGGGCCAGACCACCATCCCACTAGGCGACCGTCTACTGAGATCCCTGACTTACCAGGATCGCCGTAACATCAGCTTGAGCTCCCCTCGAGACTGAACCTTGTGCGCTTTTCCCGTCGGTGAAAACGTGGAGAAACCACAGCCCAAAATCAAATGGGTCAAATaacttgttttactttcggATTCGGAGTTTTTCGATTGTCGATTTATGCTACCAATTCTACCCCTGGGCCCATTTCAAAGTGACAGCGCCCCGCCTCCAAGAGTGACCCCCCGTCGATGGTTCAGTACACGTAAATGTACTCAACGTTGATCAAATGGTGTGGTGAAATTTCGAAACGATTATCTAAAGTGAACATTCCGTTGAGCGTGATTTCGGCTGACGAATGGCCGATGCTTAGACATCTTTACATCTTTACCGCCCGCTCGttatcatcaccatcgtcatcgtcatcatcacatcataatcatcatcatcctcatcaacacgaaaacgaaaacgtgATGAGCGTAAATAAAGCACCCATTTTCTGGGTCACTTCTACCACCCACGGTGCACCGGgcgaaaagaggaaaattaaATGGATACGCGCTTATCTAGAAACTCGCGCTGTTGTCGTCTGCTTCGTGTGATGATTTTGCCGCTATGGGCTGATTAAGCAGGAGGAGGGGGCCCATGTGTTTGTACCAAACATCCGACGAGGTGTTGATAATGGGACGAAGGTTGGCTGGTATGTCTGGTCCGGGATCTGCTTCCTTGTTAGGATAAAGCCGTGTAACCACGTTCATCGATCGATGATCACGTTAACGTTCATGAAAAGAACTTCGCGCGTTTCCATGGCAAATCGACACACACTCTCACACAGTGCCTAAGGCTGCTTGACGTCTTTTATTCTCAGAACCTCTGCAAAGTCGTGAGTAACACCTTCAAGGCGCTATGGTTAGCTTCGCGTTACCACGCAACGGTTCCGTGATGATCTTTCTTCGCTGCCttcgcaaataaaaaataaaaacgcagaATGATTATTCACTCACAACAACAAAGGCTCACGAAGATTTGCTACTCTTTGAGCTGTCAgaattttgacaaaaattaTCAGCCCAAATCGTTTATCAAGTCGCTCGATCGGTTCGGCTTAGATGATGGACGACGCCGGAAGAACTGGAACTTCTATTCTCTCAGGTTTCAAAGCAACTTTGGGTTACAAGAACTGTTCCCTTCGAGCGTCTCCTTCGTACGTTTGCAGAACCATTCCAGAATGGGGAAACGTACAGAGAACGCTAAATCATTGCATTTGATTAGATTTAGGGTGATTCTAACCTTTTTTCGGAGGTTTTGGAAGAATGctgagaaaaaaatgaaaatcatctCTTTCACAGGTtcctaacaaacaaacaaacaaacaaacaaaaaaacaagcaaacgaaccaaaaactatgactatatttttcaaaccaagTTGCGTAAGGTTGTTCAGTGAATATCAAGGTCATGGAACACGTACCCGATAACCTAAAAcgttattaaaataattactcCCAAAACCTCGATGACGTACTACCCAAAACTACTTCTCTCGACGAAGCCACCGTATTTTAATCGCATTTGTCTTCATTCGACTGCTCGATGAGCAATAATGCTCACAATGTACCTTCTTCTACTAGAAACAACTTGACGTATTCTCAGAGAATCTCACGATTAAACAATATTGACAAACAGTTATGGTAAATGATTCACGGTCCATTGTAGAATGTATGACCACAGACCCACTGCACTAGATGACGCTAGGTGGATACAGCACCAGCGTCTTCGAGACGTACCGGAAAAATGGACGATCGCGCCACAGTTTACGTGGACCATGACGCAATTGCTTGTTTTCAATAAACATGTTTACACCTTATCACTCGTCAATAAGGGGGTGTTCGTGTGGTGATATCGCAGATTTATCCAACACATTGAAGGGATTCTTTTCTATACGGAAAGAGTAATTTTCTATATCTCATgggtttttcaataaattctaCAAattatgagaaaaaaaaaccgtgtgAAATAAGTGGAGTCTAGGCAGTTGCCCATATTCATATTCTGTAGCCGGACACTGGGCGAAACATTCAACTTCTAATCAAAGCCAATGTAAGCATGAGTACAAATAAGTGCTCCCCATTACATCCACCACCTCGGTTATTCAAGCTTGCGCAAAACCACTAATTGATGACTTGGGCGATGACTTCACCACTCAGCATCGACACTTCGAGTACATCCAGCTGAAGCGGGGCCAGTTGCATTGAAAGTAACagcttattttttttattgcactaCCCTGTACGGGGATCTCAAACAACTCACGTAGCGTAGTATATAACAACTCAGTAAGTGAGGCAACAACTATTCTTCCAAAACAATTAAACACTCTATGTCCTCCGCTTATCGCCAACGCTGAGGACATTACAAGATTGCTACCAGTGTAACAACGTGTCCCGCACGGTGGGTCAAATAAGCTACGGCTAAGCTTATCTATGATGTAGTTTGCCCTAGCCGACGCTCCATTTAGCGTGGTAATGAAATCCCTAACCTCCTTCAGTCGAGAATCGCCTCAAGTATCCTCCACTACCGGAGGGGCCACGAATGCCGGGTCGGCGGTAGAAAACGAATCCTTGTCAGTCGCCAGACGTAGTGAAACCTTCCAACGGATTTGCTCAATTTACCGTTGTCGATGGCCATTTTACGAGCCGAAGGGAACATGACCGTAGATATGGGATTTCCAAGTGACACTCGGACAAGTGGGTGAGTGAACACAAATTGACGACAATTCTAATACTAAACATGTGCTAATGGAGATAGAGAGAGTGTGCGTATGTGTCCCTATCTTAAATGTGTTTGCCAATGTGAACACCCTCCCTTTGAAAGGCCGATTTCAAGTTTGCCTCAGCCCGCTGGAGACGTCAGGCGTAGACAAGCGTTGCGTTCAAATATAATCATGTTGATTGATTGGACTCCATCCATCGCACTTTTCGGCGGGTTCCACACGAATTGCGGTGGAAAAATTCATCCGTCCCAAAATATGGATGACTTCAACAACAATCGTACGGTGGGTAGAGAAGGAGAGATAGAATAGAGCGACAGTTCGCTTCATGCCAGTATGATCTCATCGTGATCATCGTTGAAGTTCACGTCGCGACCATTAGTTTTCATAAGCGAAAACACTCCACACGCTTATCACGGGCTCGTCTCCAAGGGCCAACGGATGCAACCGGAACGATCGACGTCATTTAAAACAACCCGATTGTCGTTCGTTTCGAATACGCACatggagaaataaaaaactgCCTAAGGTAGTGCACCAGTCCGTATACAGACGCACCAACGGCAGACAACTCCAATGAAAGTTTCACAAAAACCAGTCCAGTCACTAGCAACCCGCCTTTCAAGCAGACATGGGTGTTCAGGCCCGTGTGGATTtagtgttttttgttgttgttgttgttccacCAACCGCATTGCCTGCGGAAGGAAGTCTCTGGTTAAACAAACCCAGACCATCGTTGATTGATGTGACATCGAACTGGGTGCGTTCCGGTTGGAACCGGGGACTAGAATAAGCCGAGCTCAACTCAAAAAGGGAAGCAGCGGTTTGACGGCGCGAGTGAGAGACAGTGTTAACCAAATCATCACAACAACATCACTTCAGCTCGTGAAGAATCGTACGCGGACAGGAAAAGCGTCATCCAATGCGAGCAACTCTATCGTACTTCCAAGTCACTCTGAGTTGTCTGCCCCCGATTGTGCACGTGTTATCTACTAACCCCGTAGGAGTTGGtgattcgattcgattgaaACGAGAATGGGGGAGTTGTGGGCGAAAGGAAAGCTATCAGTTCCTAATGGTGGCATTTCCCGCGTACCGCGTTCGCGTCAGTTCTTCACGTAGCACCGTAGTGTGCCACCCGCTTGATAACGCTATCGGTACAAACATTCCACTAGAGACGTCGAATGAAAGCCGTGATTCAATGTCGGCCTGTGTCTTCCATTATCGGTCGACGGGAAAATATGGCTTAAAAGTCTCAGCCAATGACTAACTGATCGGCTTAGCGGTTAACTCCTCCGATGGGGAGACAATAGCGCTTAAATATGTCTGACTTTGCctatctctctatctctctctgtctccACAAATCCTACATGGTACAAAATAACGTATTAAAATGGCTTTCTTTCTTCCCGACCCTCAAGCGGTACAGTGGGTTCCTTGCGACGAGGGTGAAATGGAACCGGAAACCGTTCGACGAGACCTTTGGCCACAATCGGCACAATGTTCCTCCCTCTAGGTCAAAGCAGGCCGACTCCTGAAACCTCTTCAGATGGTGTGATTTATACGTCTGGATAAacctaaaacaaaacttatcGACGATCTGTAACACTTAAAAACCAACGGTGCCAACCAAGGAATATAATTAAACCATCAAATCCGCCAATTCCGCCAATTTCGTGACGTTTACTGGCTGCCACTCCGGGGCGAGAAGCAATTAATCATATTCCGGCTAACGGAACCGCACTTCTTCCGATTGAGCTTTCCAATTTTTCCGTtcgcaaaaataaatatattgtaGCCAGCACGCCCCAACTATCGATGCTGATGATTACCGCTATTCTCAGGGCTCGGCCAAGTTAGGGCAATCCCACAGCCCCCACGGGgtgtttggaaatgttttacTTTCGTGGCATAATTAAACGCTCGCCGATCGGGAGATAATTAATGGCTACATGCGTATAGCCGCAGGTAGATGCTAAGATTAACAGCCGTAAGCAAATACTAGGACACGCTCCACAATTGCCAAAAGTTCAACAACTGCCAATTCCTGGGAAGGTGAGAGCCCAGCATTCCTGCTGAGAGTAATTTGGGTAAGTAAAAAATCACAGTCAGATTAACGCTGCCCAGCGGGTCGTTTACATCCTCCGTTCGTCGAAATCTTGGACACCGTGTAAATAGAACTAAATCA from Anopheles coustani chromosome 3, idAnoCousDA_361_x.2, whole genome shotgun sequence harbors:
- the LOC131260802 gene encoding myophilin → MSTNRAPKSGFAAEAQRKINSKYSEELAAECLEWIKEVTGEPINTSGDMDNFFEVLKDGTVLCTLVNAIEAGTVKKVNTSKMAFKCMENISAFLEAAIKFGVPPQETFQSVDLWERQNLNSVVICLQSLGRKMAKYGKPSIGPKEADKNERQFSDEQLRAGQTVISLQYGSNKGATQSGINFGNTRHM